Proteins encoded by one window of Arabidopsis thaliana chromosome 2, partial sequence:
- a CDS encoding Leucine-rich repeat (LRR) family protein (Leucine-rich repeat (LRR) family protein; CONTAINS InterPro DOMAIN/s: Leucine-rich repeat (InterPro:IPR001611); BEST Arabidopsis thaliana protein match is: Leucine-rich repeat (LRR) family protein (TAIR:AT5G66330.1); Has 72264 Blast hits to 25708 proteins in 980 species: Archae - 21; Bacteria - 3279; Metazoa - 16942; Fungi - 630; Plants - 47007; Viruses - 0; Other Eukaryotes - 4385 (source: NCBI BLink).) encodes MTCLLLLLLLLLFSSADSLTSPSDVSALKAFKATVKPNSIPPWSCLASWDFTVSDPCASPRRTHFTCGITCSSDSTRVTQLTLDPAGYTGRLTPLISGLTELLTLDLAENNFYGLIPSSISSLTSLKTLILRSNSFSGSLPDSVTRLNSLESIDISHNSLTGPLPKTMNSLSNLRQLDLSYNKLTGAIPKLPKNLIDLALKANTLSGPISKDSFTESTQLEIVEIAENSFTGTLGAWFFLLESIQQVDLANNTLTGIEVLPPNLAGENNLVAVELGFNQIRGNAPASFAAYPRLSSLSMRYNVLHGVIPSEYERSKTLRRLYLDGNFLTGKPPARFVRTDAEVMGSLGNNCLQGCPGKAKMCAPSQKPFYICKQAYGGKPKS; translated from the coding sequence ATGActtgccttcttcttcttctcctcctcctcctcttctcctcTGCCGACTCTCTGACGTCACCATCCGACGTGTCAGCTTTAAAAGCTTTCAAAGCCACCGTGAAACCCAACTCAATCCCACCGTGGTCTTGTCTCGCTAGCTGGGACTTTACTGTCTCCGACCCATGTGCTTCACCACGTCGAACACATTTCACTTGCGGCATCACTTGCTCGTCTGACTCCACACGTGTGACCCAACTCACTCTCGACCCAGCCGGGTACACGGGTCGTCTCACGCCTCTCATCTCCGGCCTCACAGAGCTTCTCACGCTCGATCTCGCCGAGAACAACTTCTACGGCCTAATCCCATCCTCCATCTCCTCCCTCACCAGCCTCAAGACCTTGATCCTCCGATCCAACTCGTTTTCCGGGTCATTACCCGACTCAGTAACTCGACTCAACTCACTCGAATCCATTGACATATCTCACAACTCTCTCACCGGGCCGCTTCCAAAAACAATGAACTCGCTTTCAAATCTCCGACAACTCGATCTTAGCTACAACAAGCTCACCGGAGCCATCCCAAAGCTTCCGAAAAACCTCATCGATTTAGCTTTAAAGGCGAATACTTTATCAGGACCCATCTCAAAAGACTCATTCACCGAGTCAACTCAGCTCGAAATCGTCGAAATCGCTGAGAACTCATTCACCGGAACACTCGGAGCTTGGTTCTTCCTACTTGAATCAATCCAACAAGTCGATCTAGCGAACAACACTCTCACAGGCATCGAAGTCCTCCCTCCAAACCTCGCCGGAGAAAACAACCTCGTAGCTGTAGAGCTAGGATTCAACCAAATCAGAGGAAACGCTCCGGCGAGTTTCGCGGCGTATCCAAGACTTTCTTCACTATCTATGAGATACAACGTGCTTCACGGTGTTATACCGTCGGAATACGAACGGAGCAAGACATTAAGACGGCTTTACTTAGACGGGAACTTCTTGACGGGAAAACCTCCGGCGAGATTTGTGAGAACAGACGCAGAAGTAATGGGAAGTTTGGGGAATAATTGTCTACAGGGATGTCCAGGGAAAGCTAAGATGTGTGCTCCATCGCAGAAACCATTTTACATTTGTAAGCAAGCTTATGGTGGAAAACCAAAGTCTTAG